CTGCTCCTGACGGGTGCGCGGCAGGTGGGCAAGACAACGCTGTTCCTGCAGGCCATCGACGAACTCATCGGCCGGGGTGTTCATCCTGGAAACGTCCTCTACGTGACGTTCGATCATCCGTTGCTGAAACTCGCCGGCGTCGAGACCGTGATCCAGTTGTGGCGGGAGTTCGAACCGGCGCACGACGGGCCCGAGTACCTGTTCCTGGACGAGATCCAAGCGATCAAGGATTGGCCGGTCTGGCTGAAGCACCAGGTGGATTTCGATAAGCGCCGCCGGATCGCGGTCACCGGCTCCGCCACGCGGCTGGCCGAGGAAGGCCAGGAATCCGGCGTCGGCCGCTGGCATTCGATCCGGCTGGCGACTCTTTCCTTTTTTGAATACCTGCAGCTGCGAGAAGCGCGTGTCCCGAAGCTGCGCCAGGTCGACAGCCTGCTTGAACTCTTCAAATGGCCCGAAACGGAATTTGCCCGCGTCGGCGCGGATATGAGTCCGCTGATCGGGTTCTTCCACGAGTACCTGCTGCGCGGTGGATTTCCGCAGAGCGCGCTGATGGGAAATGTCCAGACCGCACAGAAGCTGCTGCGCGAGGACATCGTGGACAAGGTGTTGAAGCGCGACATGACAGCACTCTTCGGAGTTCGCCGGGTACTGGAGTTGGAGCAGGTGTTTCTGTACCTCTGCCTGCACGACGGCGGGCAGTTGGACCTGCCCGAGTTGTGCAAGGAGCTCCAGTTGAAGCGCCCGACGGTAAGTAATTTCATTTCGCTTCTGGAGTCGACGCACCTCATCTATCGACTCCTGCCGTTCGGCTACGGCAAGCAGGTTCTCCGAGCCAAACCAAAGATCTACCTGGCGGATCCCGCTATGGCGCCGAGCGTACTCCTGAAAGGAAAGGGCCTCATCGAAGACCCGGACGGATTGGCACGCGCCGTGGAAACAGCTTTCTTCAAGCACCTGTACACGCGCTACTATGCGCGCAGCGTGGGCTTTTCCTACTGGCGCGGAAAGAAGGACCACGAAGTCGATATGGTGGCCGACCTGGAGGGGCGGGTTGTTCCCTTCGAAGTGAAATACCGAGCGCCGGAACATACCGGGCCGCGCGATCTCAAGGGCCTGGCGGAATTGTGCGAGGACAAGAAGGTGGGGCACGGCTACGTGATCACGCGCGACCCGACTGACTTCAGCGTCATCACGCTGCGGCCCGGCCAGGCCACACGTGTGTTAAAAATTCCCGCGCCGCTGGCCTGTTTCTGGCTCGGCCAGTCCGAACTCAAGCGCGTGGAGGCGCAGGACTAGCACCATGGACCCGTCCCAAATTGGCAAACGCGCGTGGAGCTACGCGGGCGTGCTGCAGGATGCCGGGCTTTCGTGTTTTGAATACGTGGAACAGCTGACGCTCCTCTTGTTCCTGAAGATGGCGGACCAGCTCACCGAGCCGCCCTACAGCAAGGCCCCGATCGTTCCACCGGAACTCGGCTGGAAGAAGCTTCTGCCGCTGGACGGCGCGCCGCTGGAAGATACGTACCGGGGCATCCTCGAGAAACTGGCTCTAAAGCCGGGGATGCTCGGCGTCATCTTCAAGGGGGCACGCTGCGAAATCCACAATCCGGCCCTGCTCAAACAGCTCATCGTCAACCTGCTCGACAAAGTCGACTGGCTCTCGCTGCCCGTCGACGTCAAAGGCACAATCTATGAGGAACTTCTTTCGCGCTCCGCCCAGGAGTCATCGCGAGGCGCGGGCCAGTACTTCACGCCACGCCCGGTGATCCAGGCCATGTGCGAGGTGACGCAGCCCACGCCGGAAGATCGGATTTGCGATCCGGCAGCCGGCACGGGCGGATTCCTGTGCGAGGCCTACCGTTACGTGCTGGAGCAGTTCGAGAAGAAGTTGGATCGGGACGAGAAGCGGACCCTGCGCGAGGAACTTGTCGAGGGCATG
The nucleotide sequence above comes from Candidatus Hydrogenedentota bacterium. Encoded proteins:
- a CDS encoding ATP-binding protein, with protein sequence MIASKTELFAVLRQFNPWWTGGRSAELPPWKRAAFREISEWIEDPPAGRALLLTGARQVGKTTLFLQAIDELIGRGVHPGNVLYVTFDHPLLKLAGVETVIQLWREFEPAHDGPEYLFLDEIQAIKDWPVWLKHQVDFDKRRRIAVTGSATRLAEEGQESGVGRWHSIRLATLSFFEYLQLREARVPKLRQVDSLLELFKWPETEFARVGADMSPLIGFFHEYLLRGGFPQSALMGNVQTAQKLLREDIVDKVLKRDMTALFGVRRVLELEQVFLYLCLHDGGQLDLPELCKELQLKRPTVSNFISLLESTHLIYRLLPFGYGKQVLRAKPKIYLADPAMAPSVLLKGKGLIEDPDGLARAVETAFFKHLYTRYYARSVGFSYWRGKKDHEVDMVADLEGRVVPFEVKYRAPEHTGPRDLKGLAELCEDKKVGHGYVITRDPTDFSVITLRPGQATRVLKIPAPLACFWLGQSELKRVEAQD